From one Thalassobaculum sp. OXR-137 genomic stretch:
- a CDS encoding class I SAM-dependent methyltransferase gives MKKRLIAIATTLGIADGGVFVPHRYAASLRPPATYKALEPVFAAAEPAMAEVLSAIDRFAEIVDRFSGAKPPMPRWGQDWFPGLDGAAAYAIVRAGRPRRILEVGSGHSTRFMAQAVADGGLETEIHCVDPAPRADISALNVRLRRRTLQETALGTLPELEPGDVLFIDSSHLALPGSDVDLLFSEIVPALAPGVLVHVHDVLLPDGYPRAWDWRAYSEHQVVSAWLASGGLEPLFSSHYTRTRLADRVAQSAAARIPVSAGAHETSLWCVKRSPQRVAGAQIGAGA, from the coding sequence TTGAAAAAACGCCTGATAGCGATTGCTACGACGCTCGGTATTGCCGACGGGGGCGTGTTCGTGCCGCACCGGTACGCCGCCTCCCTGCGACCGCCGGCCACCTACAAGGCGCTCGAGCCCGTCTTCGCCGCCGCCGAACCGGCCATGGCCGAGGTGCTGTCGGCGATCGATCGGTTCGCCGAGATCGTCGACCGGTTTTCCGGCGCCAAGCCGCCGATGCCGCGCTGGGGCCAGGACTGGTTCCCCGGCCTGGACGGAGCGGCCGCCTATGCGATCGTGCGGGCCGGCCGGCCGCGGCGCATTCTCGAGGTCGGGTCGGGCCATTCCACCCGCTTCATGGCCCAGGCGGTGGCGGATGGCGGCCTGGAGACCGAGATCCATTGCGTCGATCCGGCGCCTCGGGCCGACATCTCCGCGCTGAACGTGCGCCTGCGCCGCCGAACCCTGCAGGAAACTGCGCTCGGAACCCTGCCCGAGCTGGAACCGGGCGACGTGCTCTTCATCGACTCCAGTCACCTGGCCCTGCCGGGCTCGGACGTGGACCTGCTGTTTTCCGAGATCGTCCCGGCGCTGGCGCCCGGCGTGCTCGTGCATGTCCACGACGTGCTTCTGCCGGACGGCTATCCGCGGGCCTGGGACTGGCGGGCCTATTCCGAGCATCAGGTCGTCAGCGCGTGGCTTGCCTCCGGCGGGCTGGAGCCGCTGTTCTCCAGCCACTACACCCGGACCCGTCTCGCGGACCGGGTCGCCCAGTCGGCGGCGGCGCGCATCCCGGTTTCGGCCGGCGCCCACGAGACGTCGCTGTGGTGCGTCAAGCGCTCGCCGCAGCGGGTCGCCGGGGCGCAGATCGGTGCGGGAGCCTGA
- a CDS encoding MBL fold metallo-hydrolase, translating into MVVKVWGARGSVPCPGPRTVKYGGNTSCIEVRCAGRRIVLDGGTGIRELGRAMSGEPCGPTDVLLTHFHLDHIAGLPFWGPAYTPGNSIVFRAARLQQTFGLREILHKMMSPPLFPIPLDEFRADVRFEDFSCGAGFEVAPGLRVDTRPLNHPGGACGYRISHGGRSVAYVTDTEHVPGQDDGNVLDLMRGADLVFYDATYTEEELPAHRGWGHSTWEEAVRLSEIAGVGTLALFHHDPKHEDDDLDRIADLAAAARPGTIVTREGAEFRL; encoded by the coding sequence ATGGTCGTCAAGGTTTGGGGAGCCCGCGGCAGCGTGCCGTGCCCCGGACCGAGGACGGTTAAATACGGTGGCAATACGTCCTGCATAGAGGTGCGCTGCGCCGGCCGCCGGATCGTCCTCGACGGCGGCACGGGCATCCGCGAACTGGGCCGCGCCATGAGCGGCGAGCCCTGCGGGCCGACCGACGTGCTGCTGACTCACTTCCATCTCGACCACATCGCCGGCCTGCCGTTCTGGGGCCCGGCCTACACGCCGGGCAACAGCATCGTGTTCCGGGCCGCCCGGCTGCAGCAGACGTTCGGCCTGCGCGAGATCCTGCACAAGATGATGTCGCCGCCGTTGTTTCCGATCCCGCTGGACGAGTTCCGGGCGGATGTCCGGTTCGAGGATTTCTCCTGCGGTGCGGGCTTCGAGGTGGCGCCGGGGCTGCGCGTCGACACCCGTCCGCTGAACCATCCGGGCGGGGCCTGCGGCTACCGGATCAGCCATGGCGGCCGGTCGGTCGCCTATGTCACCGATACCGAGCACGTCCCCGGGCAGGACGACGGCAATGTGCTGGACCTGATGCGCGGGGCCGATCTGGTCTTCTACGACGCGACCTATACCGAAGAGGAACTCCCCGCCCATCGCGGCTGGGGCCATTCGACCTGGGAGGAGGCGGTGCGGCTGTCGGAGATCGCCGGGGTCGGGACCCTGGCCCTGTTCCACCACGATCCCAAGCACGAGGATGACGATCTCGACCGGATCGCCGACCTGGCAGCGGCCGCCCGTCCGGGCACGATCGTCACCCGCGAAGGCGCCGAATTCCGCTTGTGA
- a CDS encoding MFS transporter yields the protein MVRPDMRRTNWTGILFGFLLATLAAFQQFKLPPLLPALLAEYAYPKVMAGAFMSIYAVVGLAVSFGLGWLLQRIGTVPILLTAFATAIGGNVLALIHPESAMVMLAARGLEGLAFAVFAIAGPVYTNRSAGPSHLPLAIALSAIWIPLGQISANLLVPLGHMAEGEAWGGWRLSWIATGVATVLLAGWMVAIRLRGAADLDLRRPAGTVHAPFSTDERWALSLAALIFTLWSTQYFAYMTWLPQFLVEAHGLSEDWATIGYSVPVVILIVVGLLTSIAIRRGLPLAPMFVASIVLQAAVWWTIPYTTTLTTGIVSLVAYGLGIGVTPVCLFALPSTILGSSRAGPSAFAVLMTGRNLGVLIGPILLPQILLVMQVWADVTWVFAALTTLCALGALLLGLGLARMGRYRPD from the coding sequence ATGGTCCGACCCGACATGCGCCGCACGAACTGGACCGGCATTCTGTTCGGCTTCCTGCTGGCGACCCTCGCCGCTTTTCAGCAGTTCAAGCTGCCGCCGCTGCTGCCGGCGCTGCTGGCCGAGTACGCCTATCCCAAGGTGATGGCCGGCGCCTTCATGTCGATCTATGCGGTGGTCGGCCTAGCGGTCTCCTTCGGCCTGGGCTGGCTGCTGCAGCGGATCGGGACGGTCCCGATCCTGCTCACCGCCTTCGCCACGGCGATCGGCGGCAACGTGCTGGCCCTGATCCATCCGGAGAGCGCGATGGTCATGCTGGCCGCCCGCGGGCTGGAAGGGCTCGCCTTCGCGGTCTTCGCCATCGCCGGGCCGGTCTATACCAACCGCAGCGCCGGGCCGAGCCACCTGCCGCTAGCGATTGCCCTGTCGGCGATCTGGATCCCGCTCGGCCAGATCAGCGCGAACCTGCTGGTGCCGCTCGGCCATATGGCCGAGGGCGAGGCCTGGGGCGGCTGGCGGCTGTCCTGGATCGCGACCGGCGTGGCGACGGTCCTGCTCGCCGGCTGGATGGTGGCGATCCGTTTGCGGGGTGCGGCCGATCTCGACCTGCGGCGGCCCGCCGGGACGGTCCACGCGCCCTTCTCCACCGACGAACGCTGGGCGCTCAGTCTGGCGGCGCTGATCTTCACCCTGTGGTCGACCCAGTATTTCGCCTACATGACCTGGCTGCCTCAGTTCCTGGTCGAGGCGCACGGCCTGTCGGAGGACTGGGCGACGATCGGCTATTCGGTACCGGTGGTGATCCTGATCGTGGTCGGCCTGCTGACATCCATCGCGATCCGCCGCGGCCTGCCCCTGGCGCCGATGTTCGTCGCCTCCATCGTGCTGCAGGCGGCGGTTTGGTGGACCATCCCCTATACGACCACGCTGACCACCGGGATCGTCTCGCTGGTCGCCTACGGCCTCGGCATCGGGGTGACGCCGGTCTGCCTGTTCGCCCTGCCGAGCACCATCCTGGGCTCGTCCCGGGCGGGACCGAGCGCCTTCGCGGTGCTGATGACCGGGCGCAATCTCGGCGTGCTGATCGGACCGATCCTGCTGCCGCAGATCCTGCTGGTGATGCAGGTCTGGGCCGACGTCACCTGGGTCTTCGCCGCCCTCACCACGCTCTGCGCCCTCGGCGCCTTGCTG